A stretch of DNA from Malus sylvestris chromosome 9, drMalSylv7.2, whole genome shotgun sequence:
GCACTTTTTTAACTTCTCACTTGGAGACACAAGCTGTGCATAGGAAGATTATTGACTCAACAGGCGAGCTACTAATCTGCCAGATGAGTTGTCATCTTAGCATTCGTGAGACTCTCGTTCAAAGTAATTCAACCAAGAAATAGAAATAGTCCAAATTACTCTATGGTGAAGACCATAATTAGGCTTGGATCAGTAGGAGATACTTTATATGATAATTGTCTTATTATGTTTGAcgttatatatttattaaactgTTGATGTGGCTGTTTAGGATCGAGAGAACCTTCATTGATGTGTTTGTGTAATTTAACCTGAATCATAGAAATACCTGTACGTTAACTCTTACCTTTCCCTCTTTTTCCAATGTCCAGTTAAACTTCTAGATTGGGGAGAAGAGGGGCATAGATCAGATGCTGAAATAGCTTCACTAAGAGCAGCTTTTACTCAAGAAGTTGCTGTCTGGCATAAGCTTGAGCACCCTAATGTAACCAAGGTAACATTTCGATGTCTTCACTCTTGTATGTTGTGAGCATTCATATAACGTTTTAATTGGAAAACCGTAAGTGAAACATTCTCATACTTAACCTCTTAGTTAGAACCATGTATCTACAGAATTTACTGTAGTGTTAGAATTCAACATAAATACAAGATAGTTGTGTCGaaacaaaattaactttaaagtGGATGTCGGTTCTCAAGATGGAATGTCGCTTTTTTCTTGGCCTGACTGAGTATGGCGTCGAGCGCCCTCAAACTTGATCCAGTTGGAGTCTTATTGTTATATGAATTGGTTTGTTTACGTCAACACCGTATAACTTATTCATGCCAAATCTTTCTTTGCAGTTTATAGGGGCTACAATGGGATCATCGGAGCTACACATACAAACAGATAATGGCCAAGTTGGCATGCCAAGTAATGTTTGTTGTGTTGTTGTTGAATATTGTCCTGGCGGTGCACTGAAATCTTACCTCATAAAGAACCGCAGAAGGAAGCTGGCATTCAAACTAGTTGTCCAACTGGCATTGGATCTTGCAAGAGGGTCATATTCGCGCACtccatctttattttattttattctttggATCTTTGATATATTTAAACCTTTTCAACTTCCAAGAAGATACATTAGTTTCTATATATGGAACTTGTTCTTTGAACGTGCAGAGTTTTTGTATTTCTTTAATGTGAGGATTGAACTGCCATTCTCTGTATTTTTTGTAGTTTGTGCTATCTTCATTCGAAGAAGATTGTTCACAGAGATGTTAAAACAGAAAACATGCTTCTGGACAAGACACGAACTGTAAAAATAGCCGATTTTGGGGTTGCTCGTGTTGAGGCTTCAAATCCTAATGAAATGACTGGGGAAACTGGAACCCTCGGTTACATGGCTCCAGAGGTATACCCTTTGATTAACTTTAATTTAAATCTTTAGTAATGCACCTTATTTGCATGCATGCAACCTTGTGTGGGTTTGTAGCCTTCAAGCTGCAGAGTTCTCCCTGTCGGTTAATCATAGAAGGCTGTCATGGTGTTTACCTTGCTGGGTTTTGTTCGAACTGACATGTGCAAGAATTTTCCCTATAAAGATTGGGatgtttctctctctatattGTGTTATTTATATGCTGTATTTGGATGCATTTGTAATGCTATGTATATCCCGACAAAATAATTCCTGATAGAAACTCCGCTTCACTAGGTTACATCAGTAAATAAGCAAAAATAGTTATGTGATGGAAAATATGTTCTCAAATTAGAAATTTCATTCCAAAAAATGTCATGGTCTTCGTAGATTTCTTATAGAGAAAGATGTGCATCTATACGTCATGATTTTGCCTCAAATATTTCCAACACTGCAGATGGACCCGGAGTGCCATAACATATCTCGGTGATGTTCCCACTATTTGGCTGTGCCGTGATGGACAGCAAACCTTACATGACACCAATATAATGGATCTTCATATGAACAAAAAATGACGAGTTGCGTTATTTAGTCCGATGCTGCTCGTTTCTGTTATTGAACATCTGTTTATGGTCAATGAGTTGCTTGTAGATCATAAGATTATGTGGTTTCCTCCTATTTCCTCAATATTTCTGTATTTCTGTATCTGATTTTTTGTCAATGGCGGGATGGAACAGGTTCTAAATGGCCACCCATATAACAGAAAATGTGATGTGTACAGTTTTGGAATCTGCTTGTGGGAAATATACTGTTGTGACATGCCGTATCCTGATCTCAGCTTTTCGGAAGTGACATCAGCCGTTGTCCGCCAGGTAGATAAAATCCATAAGATTTCTTACAATCCACGAGATAAATTATTGCGTCAAAGTTGTTtgctaaaagaaaaatcatatttctatATGAAACTACAGAATCTGAGGCCAGAGATACCTCGTTGTTGCCCAAGTGCTCTTGCAAATGTGATGAAGCGATGTTGGGACGCTAGCCCTGACAAGCGGCCTGAGATGGACGAGGTGGTGGCCATGTTGGAGGCCATTGACACATCTAAAGGTGGAGGTATGATCCCCGGGGACCAGCCGCAGGGTTGTTTCTGTTTCCTCAAGTACCGCGGACCTTGAAAGATTTGCTCCTCGTCCGGCAAGCGAGAGACGCGAAAGGAACGTGTCCGTTCTGGAAATTCAATTTGTATTAGATTGAATTGAATAGATTGAGAGAAGTGAATACAAAAGTGTGGAGGCTGTAGGTTTAATATGTGCTCTGCAACATCAGTTGCTTGTTGGACTATAAACTTTGTGAAGCTTTCGTTTCTTTATGCTAATTTCCCAAGCACAGCACAGCACAGGACCAGATTGACTAATGTTCATATAGAAAACACCAAGTGAATACATTATTCTCCAAACAAATGGTACAAATTCTCTCAAAACAATACGACGGTCACCGCCGGATCCCGGAGTGCGACTGCCGGATCCCCGAATTAAATTGCGAAGTAGTACAGAATAGTCACTATCCAGCAATCTTATAGCTTGGATTGGCAAGATTTTCCAGGCCAGAAACTACTTGGATTGATTCAATAACATCACCAACTTTCAAATCTGCCAAGAAGTCTTCGTTCTCTGTTACATATCCAAACACTGCATACCTCCCATCCAAAATATTGGAATTGCTTGGAGTTAGCTCACTTTCCTTGAGCAGCCAGAACACTTGGCTGGAAGCAGAATTGTCCTCAAATTCCTgccaacaaaatttgaaaaccatttaatctCTAACTTCTGAATCGATCAAACGAGAAAAGATGAACCGCGACGTTGATCTTACATCTCTCGCCATAGCCATTGTTCCGAACGCATTAAACGGAAGCTTTGTTTGTGTCTTGTATAGCCCGAGCTCCTGTCAGAATACGAATTTCACAATCAATGTCTACGCAGTATAAGCAAACACAGATTATAGTAGGTTTTTTGCATTAAGTTCTGGTAAGGTGTGAGAAGCTTACTTCCAAAGTTGCTCCATAAAAAGGTACTTTCTCTCCCTCGACCATGATTTCTAATGGTATTGTCCTGGTTTTCTCTGTACTTGGATCTATGAAACCCTCTGCAGGTCCTTCAGGATCACCAGTTTGTACGACAAAACCATCCGCTGCAACGAAAAGCAAAGCCAAGTcgaaattttgaagttttgaggtCAGATGAACTAGTAAACATAAACTTGAAATGCATAAGAGTGCATATTTACTATGAGATGTTACCTCTTTGGATTTCCATGCCATCGTAGAAGTGTCGTTCCACCAAGTCTACAAAGTTCCCGGCAGTCACAGGGGCGTTGTAACCATCAAGAACAATACGGAAGACACAATCAGTAAGGCTGGGATTGTCCTTAACCTTGACCTTCATATCCACCGTCGCTCTCCCCTTCAACAGAGGCATGCTCTGGTATTCTTCAGGCACTTCGTAAGGGAATCCGTCCACCATATCCTCTTCAACACTGCAGAAACCCAATGCCCCAGGAAGATCTCAGCTGCAGTCAATGACAAGGGCATATATGAGGATACGCATATTATACTTATAACTGACAATCCTCGCACACTTCAACGTCTTTTCAGCTCTAGCTCTAATCGACACTAGGGGTCATAGCAGTTGTTTTTTCTAGTATCTACCGCAAACAATGCCGGCTGATTTAGTCTCAGTTTTACTAATGGTCTTTCTATCGCGCATTGTCTCACTCATAAACACGAAAATTCCTACAACCGCAACTTTGCAGTTTTTTTCCAACAGAGAGAATGCATTTTGAAATTCAATACCTCTACTTACTATCTTATACTCACACAGTTTTAGCTTCTTACAGCCACTCCGATATTTCATAAGAGGCGTTTTCTGTTCATGCAGATCAATAAGCGTGACGAAATTAAAAAGCCAAAATTCTTCACCATGGCACAAGTAAATTTTTCTGCGAAATACTCACCCCCCGACATATTGAAGCAGCTCCTTCTGTTTTGCTGCTACTGCATCTCTATCTCTATCCTCCACAATCTGTTGAAGCTCATTCATTCCAGCTTCCAGCTTGGTAAGCAATTCAACTCCGTGTTCCTTCTTCGATTCAGCTAATCCAGATACAATTAAAGACTTCCCCTGCGTCAGAGCTCGAGATGCCTGCCTCAAATTCTGCATCCCAACTCAAAGTCTCAGTCACCATCTATCTAAGTTCCTCATACATAAACACAATGAAGGCAATGAAAGAAATTGTTTGATGAATTACCCTCTCAACAGAATCGAGTGCTCTGACCCCAGCTACCTTGAGACTCTCAGTGATATCTTCAAGCGGTTTCTGTACTTCCCTGATAGCTTTATTATCAATAGGCAGAGCGTATCTCAGCAATGCCCCCGGGTCCTTTATCGGCGGTCCAGAGATCAGTACAGACACATCAGGCACCGCTGGATTAGCCGCCGCAAAGGCATTGCTAGTCCAATCCAATGCAGGAACTCCTGTTACTAATCCCACCGCCAATGCTATCGAAATCGCGCACTCCTTGATGGAGAATGACTTCCCTTTCTGCTGTAACAAATGAAAATGCTTAGTGGATTCTATATACAATCAACATATTTCAGCAAAAGATCTTCCCTTTCAGCATAAACAAGTGAAGATGCTTAATGGGTTCTATGTACAATCAACTTTTGCAGAAAAATGTCACAGCTTTCTGAAAAGATTCGAACTTAACAAAGTACCCAATATTCTATACGGTTTGTACATTCTaatagtgtaaaaaatatattaattgccaagaatttgattgaataaaaatgctgaaaatttaaacaaaaaatggcACCTGTTGGTTGTGGATCTGGCATTGGACAGAGCGTGGGGAAGAACGGCGGGTTGCAAGGTGGTTGTGGGGAATTGAGAAGGGAGTGCGGTGGCCGCTGAAGAatttggaggaggaggaagctgGAGAAGCAGCAGAGTAGTGGCAGGAGAGGAGGGCAGCCATTGGAGTCTGACAATTTGCAGGATTCTAATAATTTGGATAAGGTGATTGGTGAGTTGGGGTTGGTTTTGCCGCAGACTTGCTgctctgtctctctctgtctctctctctctctctctctctctctcactcataaCCAAATAATGGTAGATTTGTGGCACCGTGGCACACGGTGATTGGGTCATCATCATCCTCAGTCCGCACCCTCTGGATAAGATACTTGCAACTCTTGGATTTTGAGTCTTGAAACTCTTGATTTTTCACTTGGAGTGTTGatggaaatatttgaaaaatacatAGTATCTAAGTGTTTAATAGATGTTTTTTACGTGATGAATTGGCAGCAAAAAAGCATATTTGTCAAGTTTCTTGCCTGTCGATTTTTGaccatggttttgttttgaccTCTAAAACTCAACTTTGATGAATTGGTGAAGGAaatagttatgtgcttcttacGTGAagcgtattttttttttatcaaattaacTTATACTTTTACTAAGATTTGATTTCTAAAATATTTTTCAACATTAATTTACATAGAACCAGATCATCGAAAAGTCGTGGAGGACTGAAATACAGTGGGTGTCAACATTCCTAGAGTTCTGTGGCATCATGGGCGAGCCTATTGGATAGATGCAAACTTCGGCCCATCAAAGTAAGACAGATGGTTAGATTTTGTGGGCCTTTATAAATCTACAAGAATAACAATACCAAAGATGCACATCAATCCATCACTTATGGGCTACCTTCAGCCCATTAAAGTAAGACTGCTCACAGATGCATTAACCAACTGAATTGCAGAACggtagtgctatccacacacttatTTTCACTTCTTACACACATCTATCAATTTTTAGTTgtcgaatcgaatgaattgaagaagattaatgacaaaaattaacatgtctGACAAGTTTACCCACTAAGGGAGAGTATCTATGATATCATTGAGTTGTATacacttttgtttttatttcataCTCATTTAATGAGACGGACGATATTATATACACTCAATTACAAGACATATTCTATATTGAGACCCGCCAAAGCCATCGATTGCAAAGACAAAGGCTTTGGAAGATGGATAAATGGATGTGACATATAGTATGCacttgtagagagagagagagagagagagagagagagaggagcatTGTATTTGTTCtactttatgttgatgatgggtACTATCGATGGCCACTATCGACCATACACGCACAGACACATATCTTAAAAGCATTGTTCTTTCTCAGGTGCCTGGTGCCCTCCTCCTTTTTTGAATTCGTAGCTTTccattccctctctctctctctctctctctctcatatcatTACACTGGGGGACAATTGGACCTCCCCTAAAGTTCTAATCCACTTCTAGTCAAAAGATACCCCTCCCATTTAGTCTCTTACCTTACCATTGAAGTAACTGGACAACAAAAGCACTCCAACCAATACTACCCTTGCATGCAGCAGatctatagagagagagagagagagagagagagagagagagagagagagagaattgatgTTTTTTTAACGTGTGAGATTGAATGATAAATGATGGTGCTACTTGGTATATACTCTAGATTAGTCCTAAAAAATGAACCTAGTTATATTAATCTCACGGACAAAATCTCTTAAGCACAATGGTGGATATATAGTTATCTTTAATGCATCAAACTCATATAATATCTATCCAACTTGATCTTCATGACTCAACTAAGTTCAAGAGCAAGATTGCAAATCTTTTGACGACTTTTTATTCTCAGTTCCAGAGTCACTATTTCTTCTTATCTCATGTAAAAAGAAAGTAGTTACACCGTATTATGAAAGTATGCTCCTCTAAATAAGGATGGAGAATATGCGCACCTAATCTTAAAAAGAGATATACACGTTTTATACGCAATGTGCTCGCCGGCGGAAGCTAAGTCCACTGAAAAGGAGAAAAAGTGATCGATGATGGGGCTGTTTCCTTGATTCCGTTGCTGACTCAGAAACCCTATTGCTGCTATAGCTTGAAGAGAATAAAAGATTGACAAAATTGTACTTGTAAAATGCTTACCATCTTTCTTGCTTAAAGAAACAGATTCTGAGGACTTGTTATCTTCTGGGGAGAAGTGAATCTCATTCCTTCTTAGGATGGAaagtatttattttaattttaattgttcaatttgattctttttttttaattattaaatttgaaATTGCTACGTATATATTCCCACATTAGAGAACGAAGCCATTGGTACACAACTGGCCAACACATGGAAAATGGACATTCATCTAATCTATGATCTATCAATactatttcaatttttaaatttatcaaaatttaaaaaaaaaatgttagatGTGAATTAGATCTCtatgttttttaaaatttttattattaaaggaAAATAGCGAattcgaaactattacaataattagATCAATGTAAAGTTTCAAACTCGAAATGCATAAGT
This window harbors:
- the LOC126583553 gene encoding serine/threonine-protein kinase STY13-like, translating into MKEKSDGGGGGGGYLRADQIDLKSLDEQLQRHLSRACTMEKNKKPEEDEEAVAASRSNTPRRQEWEIDPSKLVVKGAIARGTFGAVHRGMYDGQDVAVKLLDWGEEGHRSDAEIASLRAAFTQEVAVWHKLEHPNVTKFIGATMGSSELHIQTDNGQVGMPSNVCCVVVEYCPGGALKSYLIKNRRRKLAFKLVVQLALDLARGLCYLHSKKIVHRDVKTENMLLDKTRTVKIADFGVARVEASNPNEMTGETGTLGYMAPEVLNGHPYNRKCDVYSFGICLWEIYCCDMPYPDLSFSEVTSAVVRQNLRPEIPRCCPSALANVMKRCWDASPDKRPEMDEVVAMLEAIDTSKGGGMIPGDQPQGCFCFLKYRGP
- the LOC126583549 gene encoding peptidyl-prolyl cis-trans isomerase CYP38, chloroplastic-like → MAALLSCHYSAASPASSSSKFFSGHRTPFSIPHNHLATRRSSPRSVQCQIHNQQKGKSFSIKECAISIALAVGLVTGVPALDWTSNAFAAANPAVPDVSVLISGPPIKDPGALLRYALPIDNKAIREVQKPLEDITESLKVAGVRALDSVERNLRQASRALTQGKSLIVSGLAESKKEHGVELLTKLEAGMNELQQIVEDRDRDAVAAKQKELLQYVGGVEEDMVDGFPYEVPEEYQSMPLLKGRATVDMKVKVKDNPSLTDCVFRIVLDGYNAPVTAGNFVDLVERHFYDGMEIQRADGFVVQTGDPEGPAEGFIDPSTEKTRTIPLEIMVEGEKVPFYGATLEELGLYKTQTKLPFNAFGTMAMARDEFEDNSASSQVFWLLKESELTPSNSNILDGRYAVFGYVTENEDFLADLKVGDVIESIQVVSGLENLANPSYKIAG